In Antedon mediterranea chromosome 10, ecAntMedi1.1, whole genome shotgun sequence, one genomic interval encodes:
- the LOC140060672 gene encoding uncharacterized protein, with the protein MPGEKKQLDKKLGIVSILHCENSPDDIKSLAKKIDEKLQPERASKYRRNKVSFDKLIEQVEALEGWGICIISQNVLQFLRKSTKDTLQNFQESLTKKRDGYPLIVCLRLNVKDEEVREFLPNTWLLDMNADLLCNEIYKLWFGNTAYVDENGFHDDYDQQINSVHIIHAGENKQFLHDLSDALEDEVNPENSCEFRRFYRPGSKIAELIFSDLEAFVAGDNQDKCMVIISDHLIKALDQSETHKDKIKKLLFRDYATQIPNFVLLEMTSNNIFSDQSFIKIKVKYNDDDLQSIAKKSLSIWCREPRFKSEPEESEYYSGGTRPDISQANEEDTGKCVPSHANEKQGPMSGLVVNNLTSMEKSFSERQTEQGKAEHQINSQEIETIRHEIVKLDGKPIEQVDDMHIRSENPVDLQSNPPQDYQPENPNAVKGKFVLNCSNNSLSMNEGIRRAQDISYNKDVRNKDHNNEVADNKMPKPEPRHVGSEALQSSLPSAAALSTGIAYKEESIDYVPSASGKKRHISEDGMNSVSMKEVETMNECVSLPLNQNQQIINDDSHSGPTSLPSNLNWRTNRQVNMSESRESLKKVFSPDTLAGLQVQCRKDLIDRLDLPIPCVHDWRNLAGHYGVCNSTIHVWSGKMPVVSASTALFDWLQASKPELTVAQFKNDLHTFRRRDAVKILENYGYN; encoded by the exons ATTGGCAAAAAAGATTGATGAAAAGCTTCAACCAGAACGTGCATCAAAGTACCGTCGGAACAAAGTCTCATTCG ACAAACTGATTGAACAAGTTGAAGCACTAGAAGGATGGGGAATTTGCATTATCTCACAAAATGTTCTACAGTTTCTAAGGAAAAGTACAAAGGATACTTTACAAAACTTTCAGG aaagtttaacaaaaaaaagagaTGGATATCCATTGATTGTTTGCCTCAGACTCAACGTGAAGGATGAAGAGGTGCGTGAGTTTCTACCAAACACGTGGCTGTTGGACATGAACGCTGATTTACTCTGCAATGAGATTTACAAGCTTTGGTTTGGAAATACAGCTTATGTCGATGAAAATGGATTTCATGATGATTATGATCAACAGATCAACTCTG tTCACATAATACATGCTGGTGAAAATAAGCAATTCTTACATGATTTAAGTGATGCTTTGGAAGATGAAGTTAATCCAGAAAACAGCTGTGAGTTCAGACGATTCTACAGACCAG GAAGCAAGATAGCAGAACTAATTTTCAGTGATTTGGAGGCGTTTGTTGCGGGTGATAATCAAGATAAATGCATGGTGATTATAAGCGATCATCTCATTAAGGCATTGGATCAATCTGAGACACACAAGGACAAAATTAAGAAGC TTCTCTTTCGGGATTACGCTACACAAATTCCAAATTTTGTTCTTCTGGAGATGACGAGTAACAACATCTTCTCTGATCAatcttttattaaaatcaaagtgaagtacaatgatgatgatttacAGTCAATTGCAAAGAAATCTCTTTCTATTTGGTGTAGAG AGCCAAGATTCAAGTCAGAGCCAGAGGAGTCTGAGTATTATTCTGGAGGAACGCGCCCTGATATAAGTCAGGCTAATGAAGAAGATACAG GAAAGTGTGTTCCATCCCATGCCAACGAGAAACAGGGTCCAATGAGTGGACTTGTAGTCAACAACTTGACATCCATGGAGAAATCTTTTAGTGAAAGACAAACAGAACAAGGCAAAGCTGAACACCAAATTAACTCAcaagaaattgaaacaattcgaCACGAAATTGTTAAGCTGGATGGAAAGCCGATAGAGCAAGTAGATGACATGCACATCAGGTCGGAAAATCCTGTGGATCTTCAAAGCAATCCACCACAAG attaccAGCCAGAAAACCCAAACGCTGTAAAAGGAAAATTTGTTCTAAATTGTTCCAACAACTCTCTAAGTATGAACGAAGGTATTCGTAGAGCTCAGGACATCTCTTACAATAAAGATGTCAGAAACAAAGACCACAATAATGAAGTAGCAGACAACAAGATGCCCAAGCCAGAACCAAGACATGTGGGGAGTGAAGCCCTGCAGAGCTCATTGCCCAGCGCTGCAGCACTCTCCACAGGTATTGCTTACAAGGAAGAGTCAATTGATTATGTGCCATCAGCTAGTGGCAAGAAAAGACACATCAGCGAAGATGGAATGAATTCTGTTTCAATGAAAG AAGTTGAAACCATGAATGAATGTGTATCTTTGCCGCTGAATCAAAACCAACAAATTATAAACGATGATTCTCATTCAG GCCCAACCTCATTACCATCTAATCTTAATTGGAGAACAAACAGACAAG TAAATATGTCAGAATCAAGAGAATCTTTGAAGAAAG TTTTCAGCCCAGACACTCTGGCTGGTTTACAGGTTCAATGTCGCAAAGACCTGATAGATAGACTGGATCTCCCGATTCCTTGTGTTCACGATTGGCGTAACTTGGCTGGTCACTACGGTGTATGCAATTCAACTATCCATGTATGGAGCGGTAAAATGCCTGTCGTTAGCGCATCTACCGCACTTTTCGATTGGTTGCAAGCGAGTAAGCCGGAATTGACCGTGGCACAATTTAAGAATGACCTGCACACCTTCAGAAGAAGAGATGCAGTAAAAATCTTGGAGAATTATGGCTACaattaa